From a single Paenibacillus sp. FSL W8-0426 genomic region:
- the pssA gene encoding CDP-diacylglycerol--serine O-phosphatidyltransferase yields the protein MITRFIPNLFTLGNLFLGMMAILLAINESYSLAAIMVIIAMLLDGLDGRVARALDAQSDFGKELDSLSDMVSFGAAPALIMFMVSFQDTLPMLAWIATASFPICGAIRLARFNVRPGIPGYFTGLPIPAAGGVLATLTLFNKDISPVSMMIATLLLSYLMVSSLKYPNFKKVGFPRKAIWIAPWVVLLAVGMAVMFPEQLSKLIFIPLVLYALYGMKHSMRTTASRNRAKKRKDEKSSR from the coding sequence ATGATAACAAGATTCATTCCGAATCTCTTTACCCTGGGCAATCTGTTTCTTGGAATGATGGCGATTCTGCTGGCAATCAACGAAAGTTACAGCTTGGCTGCCATTATGGTCATCATCGCCATGCTGCTGGATGGTTTGGATGGCAGGGTGGCCCGGGCTCTAGATGCTCAAAGCGACTTCGGGAAAGAATTGGATTCCCTTTCGGACATGGTTTCGTTTGGAGCAGCGCCAGCGCTGATCATGTTCATGGTATCGTTTCAGGACACCCTGCCCATGCTGGCATGGATCGCCACGGCAAGCTTCCCCATCTGCGGCGCGATCCGTTTGGCTCGCTTTAACGTACGTCCCGGAATCCCGGGGTATTTTACGGGTCTTCCGATTCCGGCAGCCGGAGGCGTGCTTGCAACGCTGACGTTGTTCAATAAAGACATCAGTCCGGTCAGCATGATGATTGCCACGCTCTTGTTGTCTTATCTTATGGTCAGCTCCCTCAAGTATCCCAATTTCAAAAAAGTGGGCTTTCCGCGAAAAGCGATATGGATCGCACCCTGGGTTGTATTGCTGGCCGTGGGGATGGCGGTGATGTTCCCGGAGCAGTTATCCAAACTGATTTTTATCCCCTTGGTGTTATACGCACTCTACGGAATGAAACATAGCATGCGAACCACCGCGTCCCGAAACCGGGCCAAAAAGCGCAAGGACGAAAAATCCTCCCGGTGA
- the disA gene encoding DNA integrity scanning diadenylate cyclase DisA, with translation MKDSSQLDKMNDLLRLIAPGTPFREGLENVLRAKTGALLVVGYSPEVMEVVDGGFSINCDFSPNYLYELAKMDGAIILSEDLKRILYANTQLIPDSSISSSETGIRHRTAERVAKQTGKLVVSISQRRNIITLYQGTLRYSLKEIGVILTKANQAIQTLEKYKAVLTQALTNLSASEFEELVTIPEVVNVIQRTEMVMRIKMEIKRYIHELGNEGRLISMQMEELVGTTEEEAWLLYKDYARDDSDEKIRDIILGLKRLSDDELLDAHHIVRLLGYPSSAATSEESVAPRGFRVLNKIPRLPNVIIHNLVERFEQLPHVIMATIEELDEVDGIGEVRARTIKEGLKRLQEQMFIDRQM, from the coding sequence ATGAAGGATTCGAGCCAACTGGATAAAATGAATGATTTATTAAGGCTGATCGCGCCAGGCACACCGTTCCGGGAAGGGTTGGAGAACGTGCTGCGCGCCAAAACGGGAGCATTGCTGGTCGTCGGCTACAGTCCCGAGGTAATGGAAGTGGTGGATGGAGGATTCTCCATTAATTGCGACTTCTCCCCGAACTATTTGTATGAGCTTGCCAAAATGGACGGCGCCATCATTCTTAGCGAAGATTTGAAGCGCATTTTATATGCCAATACTCAGCTGATCCCGGATTCATCGATCTCGTCCTCAGAGACGGGCATTCGTCACCGAACAGCGGAACGTGTGGCAAAGCAAACGGGAAAACTCGTCGTTTCCATCTCCCAACGGAGAAATATCATTACTCTTTATCAAGGAACGCTGCGATACTCGCTCAAGGAGATCGGAGTCATTTTGACGAAAGCGAATCAGGCCATCCAGACGCTGGAGAAATACAAGGCGGTTCTCACGCAAGCTCTGACGAATCTTAGCGCATCGGAATTCGAAGAGCTGGTGACGATTCCGGAGGTGGTCAATGTCATCCAACGGACCGAGATGGTCATGCGCATCAAAATGGAAATCAAACGTTACATTCACGAGCTTGGCAACGAAGGACGGCTGATTTCGATGCAAATGGAGGAACTGGTCGGCACAACGGAGGAAGAAGCCTGGTTGCTCTATAAGGATTATGCGCGCGACGATAGCGATGAAAAAATCCGCGATATCATTTTGGGATTGAAACGGTTGTCTGACGACGAATTGCTGGACGCGCATCATATCGTGCGTTTGTTAGGTTATCCTTCCTCCGCTGCGACATCCGAAGAATCGGTTGCGCCTCGCGGATTCAGGGTATTGAATAAGATACCTCGTCTTCCCAACGTGATCATTCACAATTTGGTGGAACGGTTCGAACAGCTTCCGCACGTGATCATGGCAACGATCGAAGAATTGGATGAGGTGGACGGCATCGGTGAAGTCCGTGCCCGCACGATCAAGGAAGGCCTGAAACGTCTGCAGGAGCAGATGTTCATTGACAGACAGATGTAA